One stretch of Streptomyces sp. 135 DNA includes these proteins:
- a CDS encoding glycosyltransferase family 2 protein: MTSSVRPADAGQDPLEEISRNYRPISTHLAITPPVSVVIPAMNEAENLPYVFKTLPDWIHEVVLVDGNSTDDTVAVARELWPDVKVVRQLGKGKGDALITGFAACTGDIIVMVDADGSADGQEIVSYVSALVSGADFAKGSRFANGGGTDDMTPIRKVGNHVLCSVVNAKFGARYTDLCYGYNAFWRHCLDEIELDCTGFEVETLMNIRVVKAGLKVQEIPSHEYLRIHGASNLRAVRDGIRVLKVILTERSGRGRRGARRAAARGLPFRKGQGEVS, from the coding sequence ATGACTTCTTCTGTGCGCCCGGCGGACGCCGGCCAGGACCCGCTGGAAGAGATCTCCAGGAACTATCGCCCGATCTCCACGCACTTGGCGATCACGCCGCCGGTGAGTGTGGTGATACCCGCGATGAACGAAGCGGAGAATCTTCCCTACGTATTCAAGACATTGCCCGACTGGATCCATGAGGTGGTCCTCGTGGACGGCAACTCCACCGATGACACGGTGGCCGTCGCCCGCGAGCTGTGGCCGGACGTGAAGGTGGTGCGCCAGCTCGGCAAGGGCAAGGGCGACGCCCTGATCACCGGCTTCGCCGCGTGCACGGGCGACATCATCGTGATGGTCGACGCCGACGGCTCCGCCGACGGCCAGGAGATCGTCTCGTACGTCTCCGCCCTCGTCTCGGGCGCGGACTTCGCCAAGGGCTCGCGGTTCGCCAACGGCGGCGGCACGGACGACATGACGCCGATCCGCAAGGTCGGCAACCACGTCCTGTGCTCCGTGGTCAACGCCAAGTTCGGCGCGCGCTACACCGACCTGTGCTACGGCTACAACGCCTTCTGGCGGCACTGCCTCGACGAGATCGAGCTCGACTGCACCGGCTTCGAGGTCGAGACCCTGATGAACATCCGGGTCGTCAAGGCCGGGCTCAAGGTGCAGGAGATCCCGAGCCACGAGTACCTGCGGATACACGGCGCCAGCAACCTCAGAGCCGTCCGCGACGGCATCCGCGTACTGAAGGTGATCCTCACCGAGCGCTCCGGCCGCGGCAGACGCGGGGCGCGGCGCGCGGCGGCGCGGGGCCTTCCGTTCCGCAAGGGCCAGGGAGAGGTGTCTTGA
- a CDS encoding glycosyltransferase family 2 protein, giving the protein MSADISVVVCVYTEDRWEDILAAVASVRAQSLTARETLLVVDHNASLLDRLTRQYKEAGESGEVRVLANAGPRGLSAGRNTGIAASRGSVIAFLDDDAVAERDWLRHLAEAFEDPRVFAVGGRTLPLWESGRRPTWFPEEFDWVVGCTYRGHPEGRARVRNVLGGNASFRRSAFDVAGGFATGIGRDGDRRPLGCEETEFCIRLTRARPDAVLLTDDRAVIHHRVPGARERFRYFRTRAYAEGLSKALVSRSVGAGKGLESERRYTTRVLPAGVGRGLRDAVLGRPGGVGRAGAIVTGVAAAAGGYVLGSVRARRGAAAFRVVEIGGEPGGVRGTGGEGAAA; this is encoded by the coding sequence TTGAGCGCGGACATATCCGTCGTCGTCTGCGTGTACACCGAGGACCGCTGGGAGGACATCCTCGCGGCGGTCGCCTCGGTGCGCGCGCAGTCACTGACGGCCCGGGAGACCCTGCTCGTGGTCGATCACAACGCCTCGCTCCTGGACCGGCTGACCAGGCAGTACAAGGAAGCCGGGGAGAGCGGTGAGGTGCGGGTGCTCGCCAACGCGGGCCCCCGCGGCCTCTCGGCGGGGCGCAACACCGGCATCGCCGCCTCGCGCGGCTCCGTCATCGCCTTCCTCGACGACGACGCCGTGGCCGAGCGGGACTGGCTGCGCCACCTCGCCGAGGCGTTCGAGGACCCGCGGGTGTTCGCCGTCGGCGGGCGCACCCTGCCCCTGTGGGAGTCGGGACGGCGGCCCACCTGGTTCCCCGAGGAGTTCGACTGGGTCGTCGGCTGTACGTACCGGGGGCATCCCGAGGGCCGGGCGCGGGTGCGCAACGTCCTCGGGGGCAACGCCTCCTTCCGCCGCTCCGCCTTCGACGTGGCGGGCGGCTTCGCGACCGGCATCGGCAGGGACGGCGACCGACGGCCGCTGGGCTGCGAGGAGACGGAGTTCTGCATCCGCCTCACCCGCGCCCGGCCGGACGCCGTCCTGCTGACCGATGACCGGGCGGTGATCCACCACCGGGTGCCCGGGGCGCGGGAGCGGTTCCGCTACTTCCGTACGAGGGCGTACGCCGAGGGCCTCTCGAAGGCGCTGGTGTCCCGGAGCGTCGGCGCGGGCAAGGGGCTTGAGTCCGAGCGGCGCTACACCACGCGGGTACTGCCCGCCGGGGTCGGCCGCGGTCTGCGGGACGCCGTGCTCGGGCGGCCCGGCGGAGTGGGGCGCGCGGGTGCCATCGTGACGGGAGTGGCCGCCGCGGCCGGGGGGTACGTACTCGGCAGCGTCCGTGCGCGCAGGGGAGCCGCCGCGTTCCGCGTCGTGGAGATCGGCGGGGAGCCGGGCGGGGTACGGGGCACGGGCGGCGAGGGGGCTGCCGCATGA
- a CDS encoding polysaccharide deacetylase family protein produces the protein MSTGPVPILMYHSVARLPNEATHDLSVSPDAFARQMEVLGERGFTPLTTAQLAAAWRSPGAPLPDRPVLITFDDGYEGVHRHALPVLAEHGFASTLFVSTGWLRGEHDTGGGLDLMLDWDQVRELAAAGTEIGGHSHTHPELDQLRDEELWSELCRCRDIVADELGTRPASFAYPYGYSSRRVRARVREAGFAQSLAVGNSLACRAQGPYALRRVTVRRSTGAEEFERLVEGRALARTFAVDHALTKGYALVRRARQVRRKAIRSRV, from the coding sequence ATGAGCACGGGACCCGTGCCGATACTGATGTACCACTCGGTCGCGCGCCTGCCGAACGAGGCGACGCACGATCTGTCGGTGTCACCCGACGCGTTCGCACGCCAGATGGAGGTGCTCGGCGAGCGGGGCTTCACCCCGCTCACCACCGCCCAGCTGGCCGCCGCCTGGCGCTCGCCGGGCGCCCCGCTGCCGGACCGCCCCGTCCTGATCACCTTCGACGACGGCTATGAGGGCGTGCACCGCCACGCGCTGCCCGTGCTCGCCGAGCACGGCTTCGCCTCCACCCTGTTCGTCTCCACGGGCTGGCTGCGCGGGGAGCACGACACCGGGGGCGGCCTCGACCTGATGCTCGACTGGGACCAGGTGCGCGAACTGGCCGCAGCGGGCACCGAGATCGGCGGGCACAGCCACACCCACCCCGAACTCGACCAGCTCCGCGACGAGGAGCTGTGGTCCGAGCTGTGCCGCTGCCGGGACATCGTGGCCGACGAGCTGGGCACCCGGCCCGCCTCCTTCGCCTACCCCTACGGCTACTCCAGCCGCCGGGTGCGCGCGCGGGTGCGAGAGGCGGGGTTCGCCCAGTCGCTCGCCGTCGGCAACTCCCTGGCCTGCCGCGCCCAGGGCCCCTACGCCCTGCGGCGGGTCACCGTGCGCCGCTCCACCGGGGCCGAGGAGTTCGAGCGCCTGGTGGAGGGGCGCGCCCTCGCCCGTACGTTCGCCGTGGACCACGCCCTGACCAAGGGGTACGCGCTGGTCCGCAGAGCCCGACAGGTCCGCCGGAAGGCCATCCGTTCCCGTGTCTGA
- a CDS encoding lipopolysaccharide biosynthesis protein encodes MLNTGISGVLGVGFWLAAARYYSESAVGQGSAAIAAMKLLAGLTALTLTGALARFIPVAGRATGRLIFRTYVASSVAVALAAVVFLLTLDVWGPSYRFLHGPVHGVGFVLAVVAWSVLTLQDGVLTGLRNALWVPVGNTVFSVAKLALLVAMAAAIPTAGVFVSWVASILVSVIPLGWLVFRRLVPRHVKATDGRARPPTLREIGRFLAGDYTGSLFSLAVVYLVPVIVASQVSSVDNAYFYITTTIGGTVNLFAINMGASLTVEGAHDPALLAANTRAALRRMTVIMLPVCGILFLAAPLVLRVFGQGYADAATGLLRWFAVGALLRVVMETYFAVRRAQSETSGIAWLQGLLCVLVLGLTLILLPRMGLTGAGIAEIAGLTVIVAIAAPKLYRVARAAPSAGPAGGAAAPDGDLADLGTPDAPAAPPGGKERHGPAWALRESLDSDTLQLAVQLDFEHQERRPDVRPGPPVAQTEGDDMDHRPTWAPRTPVTGPSSPPPEPAGPAEPSREESAAPGGTEEFTPEEPEASAPPRARRLRVLLVALLLAAALALYWLPVLGLGEEDLDGMGGLGLISVLPVPTLAGAALLVVVFAVLLWMDRPLKGLLLVTLLATVVSLHALPAVIEAEPRFATAWQHLGFLEYIDRTGTAVPDLDARWSWPGFFAAATFVAEACGVSDMTEVIRWWPTAMQLLYLAPMFLLVRSVRAAWRAKWAGLWIFVLSGWVGQDYFSPQGFTYLLYIAFVAVLLVWFRAPRVLWAKRRPGESEVEPTGRRERAVLLLILVGLFAATVPAHQLTPFVMLGVLTVLVLVGRSELRGLPTLFTVMVLSWLGFLAEPYWSGHFDELFGGVGGLGGNVSSSVSGRIEGGSSTHQLVLYVRVAMAGAVLAFACWGWWRRRFCRYGERSLLVLTFVPFLGFAMQSYGGEMALRVFMFALPGAALLAGLALFPRAGVTAEERDRDRVSLAPLAALMAGLVLMGGFLVARWGNEPFERIRPGEVAAMEYVYAHDDPTVRLLWMSDDTVENVTPALPWGARDMEKISYVPTLAPADPALVSGLVKALRDAGPHSYLMINSSQSTSLQLDAGYSPTWEQRLLRHLDDRRELKKVFANDDAALYSLREQPDGRVPEADPGPVGPKVTWTPWSVVGALAAVALVLLLTTREVVRVAAAPGVRQQRWLQSSFWFSLPLLAVLLASLIQRFLTMA; translated from the coding sequence ATGCTCAACACGGGCATCTCCGGAGTGCTCGGCGTCGGCTTCTGGCTGGCCGCCGCCCGCTACTACTCGGAGTCGGCGGTCGGCCAGGGCTCGGCGGCGATCGCGGCGATGAAGCTCCTCGCGGGGCTCACCGCCCTGACCCTGACCGGCGCGCTGGCGCGGTTCATCCCGGTCGCGGGCCGCGCCACGGGCCGCCTCATTTTCCGTACGTACGTGGCCAGTTCGGTGGCGGTGGCGCTCGCCGCGGTGGTCTTTCTGCTCACCCTCGACGTGTGGGGGCCCTCGTACCGCTTCCTGCACGGGCCCGTCCACGGCGTCGGGTTCGTCCTCGCCGTCGTGGCCTGGTCGGTGCTGACCCTCCAGGACGGCGTGCTGACCGGGCTGCGCAACGCGCTGTGGGTGCCCGTCGGCAACACCGTCTTCTCCGTGGCCAAGCTGGCGCTGCTCGTCGCGATGGCCGCGGCGATCCCGACCGCGGGCGTCTTCGTCTCCTGGGTCGCCTCCATCCTCGTATCGGTGATCCCGCTCGGCTGGCTGGTCTTCCGGCGTCTGGTGCCGCGCCATGTGAAGGCCACCGACGGCAGGGCGAGGCCGCCGACGCTGCGCGAGATCGGCCGTTTCCTGGCGGGCGACTACACCGGCTCGCTCTTCTCGCTGGCCGTGGTCTATCTCGTCCCGGTGATCGTCGCCTCGCAGGTCAGCTCGGTCGACAACGCGTACTTCTACATCACCACCACCATCGGCGGCACCGTCAACCTCTTCGCCATCAACATGGGCGCCTCCCTGACCGTCGAGGGCGCGCACGACCCGGCGCTGCTCGCCGCCAACACCCGTGCGGCGCTGCGCCGGATGACCGTGATCATGCTGCCGGTCTGCGGCATCCTCTTCCTGGCCGCGCCGCTCGTGCTGCGCGTGTTCGGCCAGGGGTACGCGGACGCTGCCACTGGGCTGCTGCGCTGGTTCGCGGTGGGGGCGCTGCTGCGGGTGGTCATGGAGACGTACTTCGCGGTGCGGCGCGCCCAGAGCGAGACCTCCGGGATCGCCTGGCTCCAGGGGCTGCTGTGCGTGCTGGTCCTCGGCCTCACGCTGATCCTGCTGCCGCGGATGGGGCTGACCGGCGCGGGCATCGCGGAGATCGCCGGCCTGACCGTGATCGTGGCGATCGCGGCGCCCAAGCTGTACCGCGTGGCGCGGGCGGCCCCCTCGGCCGGGCCGGCCGGTGGCGCGGCGGCCCCGGACGGGGACCTCGCCGACCTCGGCACGCCGGACGCGCCCGCCGCCCCGCCGGGAGGCAAGGAGCGGCACGGGCCCGCCTGGGCGTTGCGGGAGTCGCTGGACTCGGACACGCTTCAGCTCGCCGTACAGCTCGACTTCGAACATCAGGAACGCAGGCCGGACGTGCGGCCGGGCCCGCCCGTGGCGCAGACCGAGGGGGACGACATGGACCACCGGCCCACATGGGCGCCGAGAACCCCGGTCACAGGGCCTTCCTCGCCTCCTCCGGAGCCGGCGGGGCCCGCGGAGCCTTCGCGGGAGGAGTCCGCCGCACCGGGCGGCACCGAGGAGTTCACACCCGAGGAACCCGAGGCGTCCGCTCCCCCACGCGCCCGCCGGCTCCGCGTGCTGCTCGTGGCGCTGCTGCTCGCCGCCGCGCTCGCCCTGTACTGGCTGCCCGTCCTCGGCCTCGGCGAGGAGGACCTGGACGGCATGGGCGGGCTCGGCCTGATCTCCGTGCTGCCGGTGCCGACGCTGGCCGGCGCCGCGCTCCTGGTCGTCGTGTTCGCCGTACTGCTGTGGATGGACCGGCCGCTCAAGGGCCTCCTGCTGGTGACGCTGCTCGCCACCGTCGTGTCGCTGCACGCGCTGCCCGCGGTCATCGAGGCCGAGCCGCGGTTCGCCACGGCCTGGCAGCACCTGGGCTTCCTGGAGTACATCGACCGGACGGGCACCGCGGTGCCCGACCTGGACGCGCGCTGGAGCTGGCCCGGGTTCTTCGCCGCGGCCACGTTCGTCGCCGAGGCCTGCGGTGTCTCGGACATGACCGAGGTGATCCGCTGGTGGCCGACGGCCATGCAACTGCTCTACCTGGCGCCGATGTTCCTGCTCGTGCGCTCCGTGCGGGCGGCCTGGCGCGCCAAGTGGGCGGGCCTGTGGATCTTCGTGCTGAGTGGCTGGGTCGGCCAGGACTACTTCTCCCCGCAGGGCTTCACGTATCTGCTCTACATCGCCTTCGTCGCCGTACTCCTGGTGTGGTTCCGCGCCCCGCGCGTGCTGTGGGCCAAGCGGCGTCCCGGTGAGAGCGAGGTGGAGCCGACGGGCCGCCGGGAGCGCGCGGTGCTGCTCCTGATCCTCGTCGGCCTCTTCGCGGCGACCGTGCCCGCGCACCAGCTGACGCCGTTCGTGATGCTCGGCGTCCTCACGGTGCTCGTCCTGGTCGGCCGCTCGGAGCTGCGCGGCCTGCCGACGCTCTTCACGGTGATGGTCCTCAGCTGGCTGGGCTTCCTCGCCGAGCCGTACTGGTCGGGGCATTTCGACGAACTGTTCGGCGGGGTCGGCGGCCTCGGCGGCAATGTGTCGTCCTCGGTCTCCGGACGCATCGAGGGCGGCAGTTCGACGCACCAACTGGTGCTGTACGTGCGTGTGGCGATGGCCGGCGCCGTCCTGGCGTTCGCCTGCTGGGGCTGGTGGCGGCGGCGTTTTTGCCGGTACGGCGAGCGCTCGCTGCTCGTCCTCACCTTCGTGCCGTTCCTCGGTTTCGCCATGCAGTCGTACGGCGGTGAGATGGCCCTGCGGGTCTTCATGTTCGCGCTGCCGGGCGCGGCCCTGCTCGCCGGGCTCGCGCTGTTCCCGCGCGCGGGTGTCACCGCCGAGGAGCGGGACCGCGACCGGGTGAGCCTCGCCCCGCTTGCCGCGCTGATGGCCGGGCTCGTGCTGATGGGCGGCTTCCTCGTGGCGCGCTGGGGCAACGAACCCTTCGAGCGGATCCGGCCCGGCGAGGTCGCGGCGATGGAGTACGTGTACGCGCACGACGACCCGACGGTGCGGCTGCTCTGGATGAGCGACGACACCGTCGAGAACGTGACGCCGGCGCTGCCGTGGGGCGCCCGTGACATGGAGAAGATCAGTTACGTCCCCACACTCGCGCCCGCCGACCCGGCCCTTGTCTCCGGCCTGGTGAAGGCGCTCAGGGACGCGGGGCCCCACTCGTACCTGATGATCAACAGCAGCCAGTCGACCTCTCTCCAGCTGGACGCGGGCTACTCGCCGACGTGGGAGCAGCGGCTGCTGCGCCACCTCGACGACCGCCGGGAGCTGAAGAAGGTCTTCGCCAACGACGACGCGGCCCTCTACAGCCTGCGGGAGCAGCCGGACGGCAGGGTGCCCGAGGCCGACCCGGGGCCGGTGGGGCCGAAGGTGACGTGGACGCCGTGGTCGGTGGTGGGCGCGCTCGCCGCCGTCGCGCTGGTGCTGCTGCTCACCACGCGCGAGGTGGTACGGGTCGCGGCGGCGCCGGGCGTGCGGCAGCAGCGGTGGCTCCAGAGCAGCTTCTGGTTCTCGCTGCCGCTGCTCGCGGTGCTGCTGGCGTCGCTGATCCAGCGGTTCTTGACGATGGCGTGA